One genomic region from Gopherus evgoodei ecotype Sinaloan lineage unplaced genomic scaffold, rGopEvg1_v1.p scaffold_169_arrow_ctg1, whole genome shotgun sequence encodes:
- the HAUS4 gene encoding HAUS augmin-like complex subunit 4 yields the protein MLWTLAQGLAAEQRRLQAARSRRRELMELLERQRAAYPQVLLRCLALLRRLAQEHRLGGQAQLDRLNTHYLEVKCSAMFLKIRLEELSVLVDTYSPERVEVHRAIRAGLQGAVQQQEQELATAQKILATYESLGPEFEGLVQEYAQLCGGIENKRWALHEFNKGCH from the exons atgctctggacgctggcgcagggactggcagcGGAGCAGCGGCGCCTGCAGGCAGCCCGGAGCCGGCGCCGGGAGCTGATGGAGCTGTTGGAGAGGCAGCGAGCTGCGTACCCCCAG GTTCTCCTGCGGTGCCTGGCCCTGCTGCGGCGCCTGGCCCAGGAGCACCGGCTCGGGGGACAGGCCCAGCTGGACCGGCTCAACACCCACTATCTGGAGGTGAAGTGCAGCGCCATGTTCCTCAAGATCCG GCTGGAGGAGCTGAGCGTGCTCGTGGACACCTACTCGCCAGAGAGGGTGGAGGTGCATCGGGCCATCAG ggccggCCTGCAGGGAGCcgtgcagcagcaggagcaggagctggcCACGGCGCAGAAGATCCTGGCCACCTACGAGAGCCTGGGCCCCGAGTTCGAGGGACTGGTGCAGGAGTACGCCCAGCTGTGCGGGGGCATCGAGAACAAACGCTGGGCCCTGCACGAATTCAACAAGGGCTGCCACTGA